Proteins from a single region of Hydra vulgaris chromosome 12, alternate assembly HydraT2T_AEP:
- the LOC100207873 gene encoding mesoderm-specific transcript protein, whose translation MTSTRNRKRVTQPIILHTDSNHIKEFRLLNNFKKKLLLFKLRYMFYFFVVVIILIELKSEKPNLSSHAVFWYDSNYFMTFNNHTFLYQDIINLQYPIRLQPVLLILHGQHSYDWRKGIPYFQKKFFRIIIPDLSDKNIKQTEMVEQLMMFLNIRHFHLLTHMNGERILEVLLNTKLVSNVKSLCIINGGFSPLPYFASPYFLNNFGRFSVGWYIFKYANIYMFNLSAEDLYEKFLDLLQSKRFQTEINVDEKLWDTFLTNISIPLHLIYGSKDSSIKNYLSSHNLTKYHVTLLESVGHYPQLEDPELFVREYLKLIKKIV comes from the coding sequence atgacTAGTACAAGGAATAGAAAGCGAGTCACGCAACCAATCATTCTTCATACAGATTCTAATCATATAAAAGAATTCAGGTTGCtgaataacttcaaaaaaaaacttctattgTTCAAGTTGCgttacatgttttatttttttgttgttgttattatccTAATTGAACTAAAATCTGAGAAGCCCAATCTTTCTTCTCATGCTGTTTTCTGGTATGATAGTAATTATTTTATGACTTTTAATAATCATACTTTTTTGTATCAAGATATTATTAATCTTCAATATCCTATCAGATTGCAAcctgttttacttattttacatGGTCAACATAGTTATGATTGGAGGAAAGGAAttccttattttcaaaaaaaattcttccgCATTATCATACCTGATTTgtcagataaaaatattaaacaaactgAAATGGTTGAACAATTgatgatgtttttaaatattcgtcattttcatttattaacaCATATGAATGGAGAAAGAATTTTAGAAGTTTTACTCAATACAAAGCTAGTTTCCAATGTTAAAAGTTTGTGTATAATTAATGGTGGCTTTTCACCACTTCCATATTTTGCATcaccatattttttaaacaattttggaAGGTTTTCAGTTGGATGGTACATTTTTAAGTATGCTAACATTTACATGTTTAATTTGTCTGCAGAAGATTTATATGAAAAGTTTCTTGATTTGCTACAAAGCAAAAGGTTTCAGACAGAAATTAATGTAGATGAAAAACTCTGGGatacttttttaacaaacataagTATTCCATTGCATCTAATTTATGGATCAAAAGATAGttcaataaagaattatttatctTCACACAATTTAACAAAATACCATGTGACTTTGCTAGAAAGTGTGGGACATTATCCACAGTTAGAAGATCCAGAATTATTTGTTCGTGAGTAtttgaagttaataaaaaaaatagtttga
- the LOC100205496 gene encoding 5-formyltetrahydrofolate cyclo-ligase, producing the protein MSSSQRTLRSAKQLLRKEFKETLRLMSHQDKVEQSKIITTKLFLMDIYKQSKSISLYLSMPTEVFTSDILADIFKSNKVCYIPRYIGKDMDMVYLKDQDDYDKLPVTSWNIKQPNDDEKRESSLNGNGLDLVIVPGLGFTKSGFRLGRGKGYYDQYFHKYEKVFLKKPITIGLAYTCQIKESLPNDDFDVQLDYVLYP; encoded by the coding sequence atGTCAAGCAGCCAGCGAACTTTAAGATCTGCAAAACAACTGCTTAGAAAAGAGTTCAAAGAAACACTTAGACTAATGTCCCATCAAGATAAAGTGGagcaatcaaaaattattacaacgaaactttttttgatggatatttataaacaatctAAATCTATATCTCTTTATTTAAGCATGCCTACTGAAGTATTTACATCAGACATTCTTGCTGATATCTTTAAAAGCAACAAAGTATGTTATATTCCTCGTTATATCGGTAAAGACATGGATATGGTTTATCTAAAAGACCAAGATGATTATGATAAACTTCCAGTAACGTCTTGGAACATCAAACAACCTAACGATGACGAAAAAAGGGAAAGTTCTCTTAACGGTAACGGACTAGATCTTGTGATAGTTCCAGGCTTAGGCTTTACAAAAAGTGGCTTTCGTTTAGGTCGAGGTAAAGGTTACTACGATCAGTATTTTCATAAGTATGAAAAAGTTTTccttaaaaaaccaataactatTGGATTAGCGTACACCtgtcaaataaaagaaagtttaccTAATGACGATTTTGATGTACAATTAGATTACGTTTTGTATCCATGa
- the LOC105848401 gene encoding protein POLR1D isoform X2 — translation MSLAEDELTRLAIAELTRNAQRGRERSATMGSLAWKSCPVPATNKRFLHNTILGAMQANKNISTQSRKRINESKTDTADKQKKMVKNEIHKLEKYDISIKLKKNDISINKTVEMESAISSSSVSLPMKKTKRIPKA, via the exons atgtctttAGCAGAAGATGAATTGACGAG attagccATTGCTGAATTAACAAGAAATGCACAAAGAGGTCGTGAGCGATCAGCTACCATGGGTTCGTTAGCctg GAAATCTTGTCCTGTTCCAGCTACAAATAAACGTTTTCTACACAATACAATTCTTGGTGCGATGCAAGCCAACAAAAATATCTCAACTCAGTCTCGAAAAAGAATCAATGAATCAAAAACAGATACAGcagataagcaaaaaaaaatggtaaaaaatgaaattcacAAACTAGAGAAGTACGATATTTctatcaaactaaaaaaaaatgatatttctaTCAATAAAACTGTTGAGATGGAATCTGCTATATCTTCAAGTAGCGTAAGTTTGCCAATGAAAAAAACCAAGCGTATACCAAAAGCGTAA
- the LOC136088783 gene encoding uncharacterized protein LOC136088783 isoform X2 produces MRIHYSSFAILIFYYNLLTLGSCTSSTIISCSSATTVPPAQPSAELIYEAYRIYRTQHPGPTSNRSYLRWIWFGGKDDLLFRWPYYPPNRSAGDSSRDLNISLTLVEQLLVCIRNYGSKK; encoded by the exons ATGCGTATCCATTATTCATCATTtgctatattaattttttattacaacttatTAACCTTAGGATCGTGTACATCTTCTACGAtta TTTCATGTTCATCTGCAACAACTG TTCCACCTGCTCAACCTTCTGCTG aACTTATATATGAAGCCTACAGGATTTACAGGACCCAGCATCCTGGACCCACCAGCAACAGGTCATATTTGCGTTGGATCTGGTTTGGGGGCAAAGATGATCTACTTTTTAGATGGCCCTATTATCCCCCAAACAGGAGTGCTGGGGACAGCAGCAGAG atttaaatattagtttgaCCTTAGTTGAACAACTACTTGTTTGTATTAG GAATTATGGGTCCAAAAAGTAG
- the LOC136088783 gene encoding uncharacterized protein LOC136088783 isoform X1: MRIHYSSFAILIFYYNLLTLGSCTSSTIISCSSATTVPPAQPSAELIYEAYRIYRTQHPGPTSNRSYLRWIWFGGKDDLLFRWPYYPPNRSAGDSSRGTASGLSRRGRHRRNGGSHYVNFNINN; encoded by the exons ATGCGTATCCATTATTCATCATTtgctatattaattttttattacaacttatTAACCTTAGGATCGTGTACATCTTCTACGAtta TTTCATGTTCATCTGCAACAACTG TTCCACCTGCTCAACCTTCTGCTG aACTTATATATGAAGCCTACAGGATTTACAGGACCCAGCATCCTGGACCCACCAGCAACAGGTCATATTTGCGTTGGATCTGGTTTGGGGGCAAAGATGATCTACTTTTTAGATGGCCCTATTATCCCCCAAACAGGAGTGCTGGGGACAGCAGCAGAGGTACTGCAAGTGGTCTTAGCAGAAGAGGTCGGCATAGGCGGAATGGTGGCAGCCATTATGTTAACttcaatataaacaattaa